The Sulfobacillus thermosulfidooxidans genome segment ACACGGCTTCAGTCTCCTGGTGTGGACGTTATTATTACCAACCGTTTTGGCTTGCTTATCGCCAGTTCATCCCCCTTCACCACACAAGTCGTTCCGCCTTTGGACGTCACGCACACATATTTTCTATGGCACCACCATATTGTGGTCGATGCCCCTTTGGGTTCTTTGGCCCATCCTTCGGGCTATGTTTGGTTATTAGCGGCAACCAATTCCTTAGACCGGATATTAGTCCGGGACATAGAACTATTCGCATTCCTCGGGTTTTTGTCCTTAGCCATTACCGGTTGGTTGGGATCGCTATCGGTCAAACATAGTCTGGTCCCCCTCAAACAAATTCGTGATAGCACGGTCCGAATTGCTCAAGGAGAAATTGGCCATACCACAATGTTGAAAAATCCTCCCAAAGAACTCGGAGAATTAGGCGACGCTATTAATGTCATGTCGTTAGCCATAAAAGATTTGCTCGATCAAGAAAAAATGCTGTCTGAGCAAATGCGCCGATTTGTCGCCGATGCTTCCCATGAATTACGAACTCCCTTAACAGCACTGAATGGATTTCTTACCTTAATGTCTGAAGACAATCTAACCGAAGAAGAAATCCAACGGGGATTTCAAGCCATGCGACAAGAAGCTCAACGCATGGCGCGCCTTGTCAACCAGTTATTAACGCTCTCGCGCCTCGACACCGCACACGAAACAGCTCTTTCTATGCATCCGATTTCGCTAGAAGAATGGCTCAATAGTTGCATGCCGCTGATTGAACGTCTAACGCGCGATCATGCTCTGCAAATCGTGACATCTCCTGTGGTGGTTGATGCCGACAAAGACCGTTTAACCGAAATGCTGTTAAACCTCGTCGAAAATGCTAGTCGCTATACACCACCAGGTTCGACGATTATGATCCGCATCAAGCGTGACGGTTCCCAGGGACTAATTGAAGTCATCGATGACGGACCGGGAATCAACGAGGACGATTTGCCACATATTTTCGATCGGTTTTTCCGTGGGGATCCTTCACGTACCTCGAAATCGGGTGGCAGCGGATTAGGACTTAGCATTGTTCAAGCACTAGCGCATGCCATGAATGGCCAGGTCGAAGTGTTTAATCGAACACCACCCGAACATGGAGCCGTCTTTGTGATCAAACTGCCTCTGTCATCTCAAGAATGTCCCGATGATAACTAAGACTGCATTCCTATTTTCAACAGCGTTGAACTCATCATCACCAGTGATTTCTCATACCCGCTAATATTCCAAAGACCATGTTATTGGGGATGAAACTCCCTTATCAATCTTCACAGTGTTCATGGCCAAATGCCCATTTCTCTTTGACTGCTGCCTCTATACACAAAGACTGACACCCTGACATCGTGTTCATGCCCCCTTTGGCGCAATTCTGGCCGCATTTCCACACACATACCGATATTTTCCAATGGGCCCTTAGCCATGGTGCAACTTTCCGCATAATTCGAATTGGCTTGTGACTCGTCAAAAACCTATTGCCATTTTGCCGTAAACAGCCCAAAACGTGACGGAAAGCCAAAGACCCTTCCACGTTGACGATAATGAACTGCGACAAGGTGGAAGGGTTTTGGTAGATACTTCGCCGCTATCCCGCAAGGCCCTCAGAATCACGCACTTGCCGTTTCATCAGGAATTCTTTGCGGGCTTCTGTTGCCATAATACCCATGCCCACAAATTGAATGACTCCGATAAGCCAAAATCCCCATCCAATGTGTCCCCGGCTAATGACGAGACTTAAAGCCAGAGGACCAAATGTGCCGGAAAGATCAAATGACGATTGCGCAATGGTATTGGCGGCCACGAGAAGGTGGCGGTCAACACTACTCGCAATCCGCATGGAGACAAGAGGAAATAATACGGCATGCGGCCAAGCCAACAGCCAAAATCCTATAAGAAACACAATCAAGGATGGAGCCCATCCCATCAATCCTAGACCCACTCCGCCAATGCCTAAAGACCAAAACATCCAGGTCGCTTTGCGTTCGAGTTTTTTCTGACGAACGAAACGGGAGACGACTAGACGTCCTAGTAACGACGCGACAAAGAAACTTGTTAGCACCAATTCAACCAAGCTATAGCTTAGTCCAAAACGGTCCTTAACGTCCAAACCTCCATACGACATCGCCGCGGCAAACGATAAATTAAACAAAAACAATGACGCGAAACTCCGCATATACGTGGGATTATGGACTAAATCTGATAGGGCTGAACGTAATTTAAAACCTTTAGGTTTTTCATCCCTTAACAACCGTTGCTGAAACCGGCGATAATTGAAGACCATAACGCCTAATCCAATCAACGCAAATGTTAATAACAGCACGTATAAGCCTTTTAAGGCCACATGCGTCAAAATCAACGTACCTAAAATCGGTGCCACAACCAAACTCGTGGACAGCGCCAAGGAATAGTAACTCAGATTTTTTTCACGGTCTTCTTGGGGAGATAAGGCGCCCATAAGTGAAAGCAAATGGGGCATGATAAGGGCCGTAGACACCCCCGCCAGCGCTACCGCTAACAAAAATTCCACAAAGTTGTGGCTAAGAAGCACGCCGGAAATAGCTAATGTCAATAATACAAATCCAACAGTCATTACCCGCGGTACATCATGCAAATTCACACGTGCGCTGTAACCAAAACGCACCATCATGGTTACCACAGCATATACTGAAGTGGTCAGACCCACTTCAGCGAGTTGCGCTCCCAAAGAATGGGCATACAAAGGATTATTGGATTGCATCATCGATGAATTAGCGCGTGCCAAAAAGGTTAAGATCAGGATTAAATATATGACCGCCGAACTTTTCGAGGCCAGATTAAGATTCCAACGCCGCTTCACCGATATGTCACTTCCTTTCGTATTATCTTTTTTTGTGTTGTCAGTTTTATTTGACCATTGTTTTTCCTTAGGTCATAGACTGACCGACTAGTCTTTCCCGTTCATATCGTTCTGTTCTCTCGTTACCCGTTCTTATCTAGTTCGTTCCCGTTCTTTCCCGTGCAGGGTCATAAAGCGGGAAATTGTATAACCTTCTTTAATGATATTGTCATGCCGCACAAATACACCAATATTCTAAACAGCCATTAGCATGATACTGCTTTTTTCATTATATGTATGTAGTTTTTTTTTACTATTTGTGATACTTTTCCTAAATGGTTTCAACAATGGCTATGCCTCTTAATCATATAGCTCATTATGACTAGTTGTATAGTGGAACAATTTAACCTTTTCGTTTACAACATTGCTTCGAAAGTACGATAGAGAGCCCCATAGTACATGATTACCATTAATAACGATTTGAAACACCGGTCTAACCGGAATGTAAGGAGGTTTAATCATGGGCAAACCACATGTTGTGGTTCTTGGTGCGAACTTTGCCGGTTTAGGTGCCGCGCAAAAGATTCGTGAATTCGCCAAAGACACCGTGGACATCACAGTAATCGACCGCAAACCGTATTTACTGTTTGTCCCCAATATCCCCTATGAAGTTTTTGAAAACCGCAATCCCATGCTTTCCCTACACATGCCCGTTGTCGATGCATTACATGAAGATAACATACGCTTCATTCAAGGTGAAGTCAAAGCCTTGGATCCAGATGCACAAACGGTGGAATTTGTTCCGACGGAGCGCGTCGGTGCAGCCGTTGAAAAAATACACTACGATTATGTAGTCGTAGCTATCGGAGCCCGTTTAGCGTATGATAAAATTGAAGGTTTTGCTGAATATGGACATACCGTCAGTGACACCTTCTACGGGGAAAAGCTACGCTTATTCTTACAGAATGAATACAAAGGAGGCCCGGTCGCAGTCGGATCGGCCCGTTTTCACCAAGGCACTATGACCAAAGACCTCGTCCCCACGGCTGAAGCCGCCTGTGAAGGACCGCCTGTGGAAGTCATGCTGTCCTTTGGACACTGGTTGCAAAGCCATGGTCTTGGAGGCCCTGAAAAGATTACGGTATTTACGCCGGCCGAAATCATTGCGGAAGATGCCGGTGTCGGAATTGTTAACGCTCTCTTAGGCATTGCCAGCTCCATGGGTTATCACTACATGAACAATACCAAAGACATCAAACGCATTACTAAAGATGGTATTGAATTTGAAAATGGGCAATCGCTTGAAGCCGAACTCAAGATTATCTTCCCTGACTGGCAAGCTCATGACTTCATGCGTGGATTACCCATTTCTGACGACCAAGGCTTCGTGTTAACCGACATGACCACGAGAAATCCGAAATACCGCAACGTTTTTGCGTGTGGTGATGCCGCAGCGGTAACAGTGCCGAAGTTAGGAATCCTTGCCCACATGGGTGCAGAAACCGTTGGTAAGCAAATTGCCATGGATATGGGTCGCATGTCTCCTGAAAAAGCCAATGTCCCGATGCACTTTGTTGTGAACTGCATTGGTGATATGGGTGGTAACCAGGCCTTTGCTATCAACTCTGACACCTGGTATGGCGGCACCAAGTCTAGCTTAAAGATGGGACATATCCCATTCTTAATGAAGATGCAGTACAAAGAGATGTTCTTCCGTACCAAAGGCAAAGTGCCTGACTGGGGAATTCCTGCGGCAGACTTCTTGATTCAAAAACTCAGCTAAGCAGTAAAATTTGGAAATAAGGAGCGCTTGCGATGGCCGTAAATAAAGTGGCGAACGAAAATGAGACTCCCAAGCCCATTGAACTGACGCCAGAACAATGGCAGGGTTTAGCACGCCTCGGCGAGCTCATCCAAGCCGTCGACCAAGGCCTTAAAACAGGCCTTGGTTCCGCTCTTACCGAAAATGTCTTGACGCTGAGTCAGACTCTCCCATCCGACTTGCCTCAATCCCTTAAGGCCGCGGCGGAGACGTTAACCACACTTCACCGCTCCGGCCTCCTTCAGCAACTGGACATGTTATTACAACTCGCCAGCCAAGTTCCGGAATTTTGGCAGGAAGTTGTTCCCGAAAAACTTTTGAACGTTGCTGAAGATGTGAGTCAAGTTGATTTCAAGGGAGTCTTGTCCTTAGGCGAAGAAGCGAGTAAGACACGAGCCCTCAGTGCGATGATTGCGCTCTTGCGCTATGTGACCCAAGAAGCTCCTCCAGACTTTTTGGGACAAGTAACGGAGTTCGTCAATCAAACCGCACCGATTTTGAACAATCCAGATTTGCTTAAGGTACTGCCAAATTACATCGATCTGCTTGTCCAGCTTCAAAAGAGCGGCCTGTTAGATCGTGTCATGGACGTGGTCACGTATTATCAAGGGCTAGCCCCCTTGCTGAATCTCGGACCCGTCATTCAAAGCGTGTTAGAGTACCTGAATTCTAGCAATTTGGTTGAAAACGTGAAGCAAATTCGCCCGGACAATTTGGCGTTATTAGCTGCGGAAGCCAGCGATCCAGATACCACGGCAGTATTAGCCGATGCTTTACGACTGGCCAGATTATTGCGAAACAGTGATATTACAGCAGAATTCACGAGTGACTTTGTCAAGATATCGGGCATTATCTTTGATCGCGAATTTTTAGATACATTGCCTGATTTGCTTGATACCGCTGTATTATTGCGCAAAACCGGCCTCTTAAAGTCTCTGCAGCGGGTATTGGTCGCTTATCCCAATCTGGCAGCCTTGCCGTGGAATGATTATATTGCCAGTGCTGTCAACACAGCTAATAAATTCGATATCGCAGACATTCTCAAAAAAGTCAAGGAAGCATCGCAAGAGGCAGAAACGAAGTCTGCCCATCTTGGCGGTCTCGGCGGTTTGATGCGGCTCATGAAGGATAAAGAGGTTCAAAAATTGATGCAGTTTGCCGTGAGTTTAGGTAGCAAATTTTTGCCGACTAAATAACACAACTATACCGCATATCCAGCCCAGTTCTTCTGGGCTGGTTTTTTTCTACCTAAAATTGGCATGCCCAATTCGAGAGAAAAACGGGTAAAGAGCCCAATGCCCGGTAATAATACCTCCATGTTAGAGAGACGGAGGTGAAAAAATGGCGCGTGGAAGCAACACTGGTAACCGCGCACTCGTGCAAGGCGCCGCCAGGGCGTTGGATCAATTTAAGTACGAAGTGGCCCGGGAACTCGGCTTGCAAGGAGTCGAAGACGGTTATTGGGGAGACATTCCCTCTCGGCAATGTGGTGCAGTAGGAGGCCACATGGTGCGCAAGATGATCGAAATGGCCGAACAGCAAATGGCCGGACGGCGGTAAACGCTACCCGATCTCTTATATGGAATTCATGGGCCTCCTCCTGATATGAGGAGGTCCCTTTTCCTTTTTTGATTTAAGCTGCAAGTTAAATGTCTAGGACAATTTTCCCAAATAAACCATGAGATTCCATTCGCCGGTGCGCCTCACTCGCATCTGCCAGCGCAAAGGTTTGGTCGATCACCGGAACCAATGCTCCGCGCGCAAAAAGCGGGAGAATCCGCGGTAAAATCGCAGAGGAGCCCATGTAAGCTCCCAAAATTGTAAGTCGTCGCCGGAAAATTTGGCCGAGTTCGACTTGCACCTTACCTCCACTCGTACTCCCGACAGAAATCACCGTGCCACCACGCCGCACCATCTCTAGAGACTGCGAAAAGCTTGCTTGCCCTAAGGAATCTACGACAATGTCTGCCCCTTTGGACTGGGTCATTGTCAACACCTCCGGACTAATGGGAAGAGCCCCATCCCAAACGATAACATCCGAGGCGCCCAGTTGTTTTAAGCGTTCCACAAACGTCTGGGACCGTACCACGGCTATGACCCGCATGGCACGTAAGCGAGCCAGTTGAAGAGTCGCAAGACCTAAACCCCCATTGGCCCCCCAGATCACAATGGTTTGTCCCGGTGTCGCTTGCGCACGCGTCAAAAAGTCTTCCGCTGTTACAAAAGGGATACCGATTGACGCAGCCTCAATAAACGTCAAGCCGCTGGGCATTGGCACCACATTTTGCACCGGCACCACAATTTGCTCTGCATAGGTTCCATCCAGGATACGATAATGCGGACAACTATTTTGCTGGCCGGAGAGGCAAAATACACATCGACCACAACTGAGACCCGGATTAATCACCACTTTTTGACCGACTGCATAATCACGGGCGCCAGGCCCTAATGCATCAATCTCACCGGCTCCGTCTGATCCGGGAATCAAAGGCTCGGGAAAGGCGCCAAAAGCTCCTTGGCGAACCCAAATGTCCCGGTGATTAACTCCCGCTGCCCGTAGACGGACACGCACTTCTCCAGGACCCGGCTCTGGATTGGCAACGTCTTCATAAACTAAGACCGACGGGTCACCTGGCTGATGTATTCGAATGGCATGCACAATAATATCCTCCTAAGTTCTCGCATTCTCTTTCACAATGTCCTATCATATCATGATTGATACTGAGCCCATTTCAATGACCAGGCTAAGCGTCTGGTTTCTTGCCACAACGGGTAAGGATGAAAATCTGGCGGAAAGATCGGCCAATCCCAATGAAGATCTCTGGGTTCTTTTACGTAATCTAAAAAGGTTAAAGGCAACGATGCTGCTCCCCATGGGGTGCCGAAGTGGTAAATCGCCGAAGCCGCCCACTCTTCAATCGGTAAATCTCTTGCTGTCCTGACAAGAGCAGGCAGTCTACCCGTTTTGAGAACTTGACCCACAATTTCGTGGGCACTATGCCGAAGTAGCTCCTCGCCAAGGGATTCCATCGCTTGTCCAT includes the following:
- a CDS encoding alpha/beta-type small acid-soluble spore protein codes for the protein MARGSNTGNRALVQGAARALDQFKYEVARELGLQGVEDGYWGDIPSRQCGAVGGHMVRKMIEMAEQQMAGRR
- a CDS encoding NAD(P)/FAD-dependent oxidoreductase produces the protein MGKPHVVVLGANFAGLGAAQKIREFAKDTVDITVIDRKPYLLFVPNIPYEVFENRNPMLSLHMPVVDALHEDNIRFIQGEVKALDPDAQTVEFVPTERVGAAVEKIHYDYVVVAIGARLAYDKIEGFAEYGHTVSDTFYGEKLRLFLQNEYKGGPVAVGSARFHQGTMTKDLVPTAEAACEGPPVEVMLSFGHWLQSHGLGGPEKITVFTPAEIIAEDAGVGIVNALLGIASSMGYHYMNNTKDIKRITKDGIEFENGQSLEAELKIIFPDWQAHDFMRGLPISDDQGFVLTDMTTRNPKYRNVFACGDAAAVTVPKLGILAHMGAETVGKQIAMDMGRMSPEKANVPMHFVVNCIGDMGGNQAFAINSDTWYGGTKSSLKMGHIPFLMKMQYKEMFFRTKGKVPDWGIPAADFLIQKLS
- a CDS encoding MFS transporter, with the translated sequence MKRRWNLNLASKSSAVIYLILILTFLARANSSMMQSNNPLYAHSLGAQLAEVGLTTSVYAVVTMMVRFGYSARVNLHDVPRVMTVGFVLLTLAISGVLLSHNFVEFLLAVALAGVSTALIMPHLLSLMGALSPQEDREKNLSYYSLALSTSLVVAPILGTLILTHVALKGLYVLLLTFALIGLGVMVFNYRRFQQRLLRDEKPKGFKLRSALSDLVHNPTYMRSFASLFLFNLSFAAAMSYGGLDVKDRFGLSYSLVELVLTSFFVASLLGRLVVSRFVRQKKLERKATWMFWSLGIGGVGLGLMGWAPSLIVFLIGFWLLAWPHAVLFPLVSMRIASSVDRHLLVAANTIAQSSFDLSGTFGPLALSLVISRGHIGWGFWLIGVIQFVGMGIMATEARKEFLMKRQVRDSEGLAG
- a CDS encoding sensor histidine kinase yields the protein MAQKTLTDELIGRQILLLAILLIIIGISQYLALRFVLFHSEARSLHQEITVLAPIIHHAMIKHGALNFHSLANLLVTRLQSPGVDVIITNRFGLLIASSSPFTTQVVPPLDVTHTYFLWHHHIVVDAPLGSLAHPSGYVWLLAATNSLDRILVRDIELFAFLGFLSLAITGWLGSLSVKHSLVPLKQIRDSTVRIAQGEIGHTTMLKNPPKELGELGDAINVMSLAIKDLLDQEKMLSEQMRRFVADASHELRTPLTALNGFLTLMSEDNLTEEEIQRGFQAMRQEAQRMARLVNQLLTLSRLDTAHETALSMHPISLEEWLNSCMPLIERLTRDHALQIVTSPVVVDADKDRLTEMLLNLVENASRYTPPGSTIMIRIKRDGSQGLIEVIDDGPGINEDDLPHIFDRFFRGDPSRTSKSGGSGLGLSIVQALAHAMNGQVEVFNRTPPEHGAVFVIKLPLSSQECPDDN
- a CDS encoding alcohol dehydrogenase catalytic domain-containing protein yields the protein MHAIRIHQPGDPSVLVYEDVANPEPGPGEVRVRLRAAGVNHRDIWVRQGAFGAFPEPLIPGSDGAGEIDALGPGARDYAVGQKVVINPGLSCGRCVFCLSGQQNSCPHYRILDGTYAEQIVVPVQNVVPMPSGLTFIEAASIGIPFVTAEDFLTRAQATPGQTIVIWGANGGLGLATLQLARLRAMRVIAVVRSQTFVERLKQLGASDVIVWDGALPISPEVLTMTQSKGADIVVDSLGQASFSQSLEMVRRGGTVISVGSTSGGKVQVELGQIFRRRLTILGAYMGSSAILPRILPLFARGALVPVIDQTFALADASEAHRRMESHGLFGKIVLDI